AGTAGATACAGACGCGATCGCCTTTCTCAATGCCTTGTGCCTTCAGGACATTGGCAAACTTCTTGACCTCAGCGAGAAGTTCACTGTAACTGAAGGTCTTATCTTCGGACGGATCGTTCCCTTCCCAGACAATGGCGGTTGCCTCGCCGTGCCCAGCTTCGATATGCCGATCAAGGCAATTATAGCAAGCGTTCAGTGTGCCGCCATCGAACCATTTAATCTCGCCCTTAACAAAATCGTACGTCAGTCGTTCCGCGATCGTTGCCCAAAATGCTTCCGGATCTTGAATGGATTCGGCGTATTGTGCCTGATATGTTTCTAAACTGTTGACGTGAGCATTCTCTATGGGATAAGCAGTTTCTGCTGGTGGAAAAACGTTATTAGCCATCTTATATCATCATCTCCTCTACAAATCAATCTGGAACACGCGCTTAGAACGCTCTGAAAGTTGTATTGAACATATTTTATAGGAAAACCGTTTCCGAAATTGCCAATATACCTTGCGTTTTTAATAAAAAATGAAGTATAATTACCAATCAACAAACCGTTTATTTATCATTGCATAGCAGGTATGGAACGATTGTCAATAGGGACGGACAACCAATAGAAATACAATACTACCGCGGTCCAAATGGTAGACAACCTTTCATTGAATGGTTTGAATCCATCCGAGATAGAAAGACGCGAAACAGAATTGACAAACGGCTTGCGAAACTTGAAGATGGCAATTTTGGTGATTGCCGATCTGTCGGTGGAGGTGTCTTTGAATTGCGTCTGCACTTTGGACCAGGATATCGCATCTATTTCCGTCAAATTGAAAATATACTCGTCCTTCTGCTTTGTGGTGGAGACAAAGCATCACAGCAGCGGGATATTGAAC
This genomic interval from Candidatus Poribacteria bacterium contains the following:
- a CDS encoding type II toxin-antitoxin system RelE/ParE family toxin; the encoded protein is MEWFESIRDRKTRNRIDKRLAKLEDGNFGDCRSVGGGVFELRLHFGPGYRIYFRQIENILVLLLCGGDKASQQRDIELAKAYWREYEETH